One window from the genome of Daphnia pulex isolate KAP4 chromosome 9, ASM2113471v1 encodes:
- the LOC124203092 gene encoding methyl farnesoate epoxidase-like yields MISEIFLTILLIGLIIKAVKRPHNFPPGPRGLPLVGYLPFLSSWDPQYPHRALQKMSKVYGPVTGFYLGPSTMISVCSHEAVKEVMLNENLNGRPHSSITLARNFGENLGIMFIMGQFWQEQRRFTMRHLRDLGFGKTLIEDQMMGEVGDLIKDIENKSQSDKDRVVDLKGIFQVSVVNILWAIIAGERFRRDDPKFQELLTANEQVFRAGDPVRGNIPVPAFILKHSRLVREFIGVKSEMTEPIKKFIQSTIDDHQLSNRSVDEARDFIDFYLNEMKKQKAENPFTTFTNNQLVATITDLFGAGAESTSGSIGFAMIHLIRNQEVQRKMQAELDQVCGEYVPTLNHRSSLPYTEAVLMEAQRCSTIAPFVVPHFAVKETKLQGYTIPKGSIVMLNLDAVLMDDGYWKEPEVFRPERHLNEDGTKVIKSDHFYPFGIGKRMCLGDSLAKNTYFLFTAALIKKFRFEPVQNEPLPSLDPINGFTVGYSGFKAVVVPRS; encoded by the exons ATGATTTCTGAAATTTTTCTAACGATCCTGCTCATCGGTCTCATCATCAAGGCCGTGAAACGTCCCCACAATTTCCCACCAG GGCCCAGGGGATTGCCCCTAGTTGGATATCTGCCTTTTCTTTCGTCATGGGATCCGCAGTATCCGCACAGAGCCTTGCAAAAGATGAGTAAAGTCTACGGACCTGTGACGGGATTTTATTTGGGACCCTCCACCATGATTTCAGTTTGCAGTCATGAAGCCGTAAAAGAAGTGATGCTCAATGAAAATCTCAATGGCCGTCCGCATTCCTCTATCACCTTGGCTCGAAATTTTGGAGAAAATCTCG GGATTATGTTTATTATGGGCCAGTTTTGGCAAGAGCAACGCCGATTCACTATGAGACACCTCAGAGATTTGGGATTCGGAAAAACTTTAATTGAAGACCAAATGATGGGTGAGGTTGGGGATCTGATAAAAGATATCGAGAATAAAAGTCAATCAGATAAGGACCGAGTGGTTGACCTGAAAGGCATTTTTCAAGTATCTGTAGTAAATATTCTTTGGGCTATTATCGCAG GCGAGCGTTTCCGGCGCGATGATCCCAAATTCCAGGAACTTCTAACGGCTAACGAGCAGGTTTTCCGAGCGGGCGATCCCGTCCGAGGTAATATTCCGGTCCCAGCATTTATATTGAAACATTCCCGCCTAGTGAGAGAATTTATTGGAGTGAAAAGCGAAATGACTGAACCCATAAAAAAGTTTATCCAA AGTACTATCGATGATCACCAACTCTCTAATCGTTCCGTGGATGAAGCTAGAgattttattgacttttacCTCAACGAGatgaaaaagcaaaaggcAGAGAATCCTTTCACGACCTTTACCA ACAATCAACTCGTTGCAACGATAACGGATTTGTTTGGTGCAGGGGCTGAATCGACAAGTGGCTCTATCG GGTTCGCCATGATTCATCTGATTCGCAATCAGGAGGTGCAGCGTAAAATGCAAGCGGAATTGGATCAAGTGTGCGGGGAATATGTACCAACCCTTAACCATCGATCCAG CCTACCTTACACTGAAGCTGTTTTGATGGAAGCACAGAGGTGTAGCACTATTGCGCCGTTCGTTGTCCCCCATTTCGCCGTCAAAGAAACCAAGCTTCAAGGCTATACAATACCAAAA GGAAGTATTGTCATGTTGAATCTGGATGCTGTTCTCATGGATGACGGGTACTGGAAAGAACCGGAAGTCTTCCGGCCGGAACGCCATTTGAATGAAGATGGCACGAAAGTGATTAAAAGTGATCACTTCTATCCGTTTGGCATTG GGAAAAGGATGTGTTTGGGAGATTCCTTGGCAAAAAATACCTATTTTCTCTTCACGGCTGCTTTGATCAAAAAGTTTCGATTTGAACCTGTACAAAATGAGCCTCTTCCGAGTTTAGACCCCATCAATGGATTTACTGTGGGCTACAGTGGCTTTAAAGCTGTAGTGGTCCCTCGTTCGTAA
- the LOC124203104 gene encoding ribonuclease H-like isoform X2 — protein MAFYVVIKGRKRGIFRSWEDCDMHVDCSFPIYKGFETLQEAAGFIISCLKQRAVEFKKQCPVRSDRVRDLQNLPTRFFKWPFHVDSEGFVQVYVDGSCFENGKNGAKAGLGVFFGNGHAMNVSKAVQSDSTQSNNSGELQAVKEALRVAKQCGIKKLKIHSDSQYVIKCFNYWVKSWQTKGWMTSASTPVKNKKVIEEICDIWNSENIQIEWNFVPAHRGIRGNEAADRLAKNGAKRAVRGTPY, from the exons atgGCTTTTTACGTTGTCATTAAAGGAAGAAAACGAGGTATCTTTCGTTCATG GGAAGACTGTGATATGCATGTGGATTGTTCATTTCCCATATACAAGGGCTTTGAGACCCTACAAGAAGCAGCTGGATTCATAATATCTTGTTTGAAACAAAGAGCAGTGGAATTCAAAAAGCAGTGTCCAGTTCGTTCAGATAGAGTTCGTGATTTACAAAATTTACCCACTAGATTTTTCAAGTGGCCTTTCCACGTCGACAGTGAGGGATTCGTGCAAGTGTATGTTGATGGATCCTGTTttgaaaacgggaaaaatggCGCAAAAGCTGGACTTGGTGTGTTCTTCGGCAATGGTCATGCGAT GAATGTTAGCAAAGCTGTTCAATCCGATAGCACGCAATCCAACAATTCTGGGGAATTGCAGGCCGTCAAAGAAGCCCTTCGAGTAGCTAAGCAATGTG GGATAAAGAAACTCAAGATTCATTCCGATTCCCAGTACGTCATTAAATGCTTCAATTATTGGGTAAAAAGTTGGCAAACTAAAGGATGGATGACATCAGCATCGACAcctgttaaaaacaaaaaggttatCGAAGAAATCTGCGACATATGGAATTCCGAAAACATTCAGATCGAATGG aatttcGTTCCAGCCCATAGAGGGATCAGGGGCAACGAAGCTGCGGATAGACTTGCTAAAAACGGTGCGAAGCGTGCTGTCCGCGGTACTCCTTATTGA
- the LOC124203083 gene encoding high-affinity choline transporter 1-like, producing the protein MVGEIFEAVSLRPAVMVVNTAGIAAVAVFYLVILFVGMLAAWKQRKAGRGTSNPEENIMLAKRDLGLFVGVLTMTATWVGGGYVNGSAEAVFSNGIVWCQTPFGYSLALILGGLFFAKPMREKGYVTMLDPFQIKYGLNIGGILFLPALFGETIWTASILSALGSTLSVILDMDNNLAVLSSAAVAVIYTFFGGMYSVALTDVIQLFFILFGLVLCIPFAWMHPAVNQEGLVNQDWLGYVEPSSSGIFVDNYLLLIFGGIPYQAYFQRVLSAKTSRQAQWLSYIAALLCTLLSIPSILLGGIAKNTDWLNGTEYGASLTSPDQIKQVLPLVLNYLTPQWVSFFGLGAVSAAVMSSADSCILSASSMFTHNIYKAIVFPSASGSHLMIVLRVSILAVAAIASLLAISINSIYGLSLLCSDMVYVLLFPQLLLVIHAESRCNKYGCVTSFMIGLVLRILSGEELLGLPTVIQFPFFSNGQQQIPFRTIIMVLTLVLHLGVSFITEQCFTKGWLPPKFDFLHCYHSPLEMTYQPEETSPEELHFQFMTNGKLESVTPLPEAELPGLEANLDSMLDMWNPKSNLPSIPVRTSVSDLSAESEKKNNEQMFKHC; encoded by the exons ATGGTAGGGGAGATATTTGAGGCAGTTTCACTCCGACCAGCAGTCATGGTAGTCAATACAGCCGGCATCGCGGCCGTGGCCGTTTTTTACTTGGTGATTCTTTTCGTCGGGATGTTGGCCGCTTGGAAACAACGGAAAGCTGGACGAGGAACGAGCAACCCTGAAGAAAACATCATGTTGGCAAAAAGGGATCTAGGACTCTTCGTTGGAGTCCTAACAATGACAG CGACTTGGGTTGGAGGTGGATATG taaacggATCGGCGGAAGCTGTGTTTAGTAATGGGATCGTTTGGTGCCAGACACCGTTTGGTTACTCACTTGCACTGATTCTTG GTGGGCTCTTCTTCGCCAAACCTATGAG AGAGAAAGGTTACGTCACGATGCTCGATCCGTTTCAGATCAAATACGGGCTTAACATTGGTGGAATACTTTTCCTGCCGGCACTTTTCGGAGAGACGATCTGGACTGCATCCATTCTATCTGCTCTAG GATCGACATTGTCTGTTATTCTGGATATGGACAACAATTTGGCCGTTTTATCCAGCGCTGCCGTAGCTGTTATTTACACTTTCTTTGGTGGCATGTATAGCGTAGCCCTGACAGATGTTATACAActcttttttatccttttcgGATTG GTTTTGTGCATTCCATTCGCCTGGATGCATCCAGCTGTCAATCAAGAAGGTTTAGTTAATCAAGATTGGCTGGGCTACGTAGAGCCTTCAAGTTCGGGAATCTTTGTCGATAACTATTTACTGCTCATCTTCGGTGGAATTCCTTACCAG GCTTATTTCCAACGAGTATTATCGGCCAAAACCTCAAGACAAGCTCAATGGCTCTCATACATAGCTGCTCTGCTATGCACCTTATTGTCGATTCCATCCATACTGCTGGGAGGAATCGCTAAAAACACAG ATTGGCTCAACGGTACCGAATACGGGGCGAGTTTAACATCCCCCGATCAAATCAAACAAGTTCTACCTCTAGTTCTCAATTATTTAACTCCGcag TGGGTTTCCTTCTTCGGACTCGGCGCCGTCTCAGCGGCCGTCATGTCTTCGGCAGATTCTTGTATCCTCTCAGCTTCTTCTATGTTCACTCACAACATTTACAAGGCCATCGTTTTTCCTTCG GCTAGCGGATCTCATCTGATGATTGTCTTGCGCGTATCAATCCTAGCCGTGGCGGCCATCGCTTCCCTATTGGCTATCAGCATAAACAGCATTTACGGCCTTTC GTTACTCTGCTCAGACATGGTTTACGTATTGCTGTTTCCTCAATTGCTGTTGGTCATCCATGCCGAGTCGAGGTGTAACAAATACGGTTGCGTCACTTCATTCATGATTGGTCTCGTCCTGCGAATTCTCA GTGGTGAAGAGCTACTCGGATTGCCGACCGTCATCCAGTTTCCGTTTTTCAGCAACGGCCAGCAACAAATCCCCTTTCGCACGATCATCATGGTGCTCACGCTCGTCCTTCATCTAGGAGTCTCGTTCATCACCGAGCAATGCTTCACCAAAGGATGGCTTCCGCCGAAATTCGACTTTCTCCACTGCTACCACAGTCCATTGGAGATGACGTATCAGCCGGAGGAAACCTCGCCGGAAGAATTGCATTTCCAGTTCATGACCAATGGAAAACTCGAGTCGGTTACGCCACTGCCAGAGGCGGAATTGCCTGGATTGGAGGCTAACCTGGATTCCATGTTAGACATGTGGAATCCCAAAAGTAACTTGCCATCCATTCCGGTTCGAACTTCAGTCTCCGATTTATCAGCggaatctgaaaagaaaaataatgaacaaaTGTTTAAACATTGCTAA
- the LOC124203104 gene encoding ribonuclease H1-like isoform X1, whose protein sequence is MAFYVVIKGRKRGIFRSWPECESQVDGYPGCFFKKFTISNFGCREKASAAAALEYKKHASNNRLNNKEGRTYFAVAEGKGKVTGIFFKKEDCDMHVDCSFPIYKGFETLQEAAGFIISCLKQRAVEFKKQCPVRSDRVRDLQNLPTRFFKWPFHVDSEGFVQVYVDGSCFENGKNGAKAGLGVFFGNGHAMNVSKAVQSDSTQSNNSGELQAVKEALRVAKQCGIKKLKIHSDSQYVIKCFNYWVKSWQTKGWMTSASTPVKNKKVIEEICDIWNSENIQIEWNFVPAHRGIRGNEAADRLAKNGAKRAVRGTPY, encoded by the exons atgGCTTTTTACGTTGTCATTAAAGGAAGAAAACGAGGTATCTTTCGTTCATG GCCTGAGTGTGAGTCTCAAGTAGATGGTTATCCTGGTTGTTTCTTCAAGAAATTCACCATCAGTAACTTTGGATGTCGAGAGAAGgcttcagctgctgctgctctcgaGTATAAAAAACATGCATCTAATAATAGACTCAACAACAAAGAAGGAAGAACTTATTTTGCAGTAGCAGAAGGCAAAGGCAAAGTTactggaatattttttaagaa GGAAGACTGTGATATGCATGTGGATTGTTCATTTCCCATATACAAGGGCTTTGAGACCCTACAAGAAGCAGCTGGATTCATAATATCTTGTTTGAAACAAAGAGCAGTGGAATTCAAAAAGCAGTGTCCAGTTCGTTCAGATAGAGTTCGTGATTTACAAAATTTACCCACTAGATTTTTCAAGTGGCCTTTCCACGTCGACAGTGAGGGATTCGTGCAAGTGTATGTTGATGGATCCTGTTttgaaaacgggaaaaatggCGCAAAAGCTGGACTTGGTGTGTTCTTCGGCAATGGTCATGCGAT GAATGTTAGCAAAGCTGTTCAATCCGATAGCACGCAATCCAACAATTCTGGGGAATTGCAGGCCGTCAAAGAAGCCCTTCGAGTAGCTAAGCAATGTG GGATAAAGAAACTCAAGATTCATTCCGATTCCCAGTACGTCATTAAATGCTTCAATTATTGGGTAAAAAGTTGGCAAACTAAAGGATGGATGACATCAGCATCGACAcctgttaaaaacaaaaaggttatCGAAGAAATCTGCGACATATGGAATTCCGAAAACATTCAGATCGAATGG aatttcGTTCCAGCCCATAGAGGGATCAGGGGCAACGAAGCTGCGGATAGACTTGCTAAAAACGGTGCGAAGCGTGCTGTCCGCGGTACTCCTTATTGA